Below is a genomic region from Pseudomonadota bacterium.
AGTCCGATCGCGTCGCCGCCGGCTGAGCCAATGCTGAGCTGCTCAGGGCGTATCGACAGATGGACGTCCGAACCGACCGCACTGTCGCCTTCGACAGTCATGACTCCGACAGACGTCTCGACGCTGACCCGTCCACCGGCAGCGTCTGTCACACGCCCCGCCAAGATATTGCTTTCACCCATGAAGGTCGCGACGAACCGGGTACGCGGCTTCAGATAGATACGGTCGGGCGGACCGACATCCTCGATCCGGCCATCGTTCATGACGACGATGGTGTCGGCAATATTCATCGCCTCGTCCTGGTCGTGGGTTACGTGGACAAAGGTTGTGCCGAGGCGGCGCTGAATGTGCAGCAACTCCTCCTGCATCTGCCGGCGCAGGTTAAGGTCAAGCGCGCCAAGCGGTTCATCGAGCAGCAGCACGCTGGGATTGACGACCAGCGCCCTGGCAAGCGCAATACGCTGGCGCTGGCCGCCCGACAGCTCATGTACACGGCGCGATCCCATTTCGCCCAGGCCGACCATCGCGAGGGCCTCGCCGACGCGTTGCCGGCGTTCGGCGCCACCAATTTTGCGCATGGCCAGGCCAA
It encodes:
- a CDS encoding ABC transporter ATP-binding protein; the encoded protein is MTEPLVRIEHVCMAFGDTVAVDDVSLDIAQGQFVVLLGPSGSGKTTVLNILGGFLEPTAGRVLIAGDDVTSIAPARRPTTTVFQDYALFPHMSVAANVGFGLAMRKIGGAERRQRVGEALAMVGLGEMGSRRVHELSGGQRQRIALARALVVNPSVLLLDEPLGALDLNLRRQMQEELLHIQRRLGTTFVHVTHDQDEAMNIADTIVVMNDGRIEDVGPPDRIYLKPRTRFVATFMGESNILAGRVTDAAGGRVSVETSVGVMTVEGDSAVGSDVHLSIRPEQLSIGSAGGDAIGLGRATVSERAFNGSHMRCHAKGGPDGRLDFLLHLPQRSTVEPGQEIELAVAEADVVLLTD